In Actinomadura luteofluorescens, the sequence CAGGACGGCCGCCGGCACGGGGTCGAGGACCTGGTACGTCTCGCGGACTCCCGCCATCAGCTCGTCGTCGTTCACGGGACGAGCCTCCGCAGCGACTCCAGGCAGCGCGCCCGCGTCGGGCCGACGCTGCCGACGGGGATGCCGAGGGCGGCGGCCAGCTCGGCGTGGCTCGGCGCGAGCGCGAACAGCCGCAGCAGTGTCCGGCAGCGCAGCGGCAGCCGCTCCAGCGCCGCGCCGACCATGCCGAGCCGCTCGCGCGCCGCGACCACCCGCGCGGGGTCGGGCTCCGGCTCGCGCGGGGCGGGCACCGTCGGCAGGGTGCGGCCGCGCCGGCGCGCCAGCAGCAGGCTCTCATGGCGCGCCGTCGTGGCCAGCCAGCACGCGGCCGCGGCGGGCTCGCGGAGCTCGTCGATCCGCTCCACCAGCCGCAGCCACGTGGTCTGCACCGCGTCGCCGGCATCGGCGTCGTTCAACCCGTACGAGCGGGCGATCGACCACAGCAGCCCGCTGTGCCGCTCGACCAGCCGGGCCCACGCGTCACCGTCGCCGTCGCGTGCCCGGACCACCAGCTCGTCCGTATCGTCCCTTCGGGCCACCGAAGTATCCTCCCGAGGCCCCCCGCTCCCCCTTCACCCTATGG encodes:
- a CDS encoding sigma-70 family RNA polymerase sigma factor produces the protein MARRDDTDELVVRARDGDGDAWARLVERHSGLLWSIARSYGLNDADAGDAVQTTWLRLVERIDELREPAAAACWLATTARHESLLLARRRGRTLPTVPAPREPEPDPARVVAARERLGMVGAALERLPLRCRTLLRLFALAPSHAELAAALGIPVGSVGPTRARCLESLRRLVP